The window TTCACTAGAGCCATAAAATGGAACATAGCCTTTTTCAAAAGCCGCTTGCTTAATTGATTGCCCCTTGAAAACAGTCTGAGATTGTGAAACTGAAGCTTTAAATAAGGCATTATCCGACTTTTCACCATTTTGCCATGGAATCAAAAATAAGATCACTAGCAAAATGAAAGCACAAAGAACTGGGCCAAAAATCTGCCACAGTTTGCGTTTATTACTCATTTCTTAAGCTTTCTACCTTTGCAATGATTTTATTTGGAGTATCCCAATCTTCACGGTGAAATTCTGAAACTGGTGCAGTAACACCACATTTATCCTGCAATTCAAGTAACATTTGAACAGTTGCCATGGAATCTAACAAACCATTTTCAAAAATGTTTTCATCCATTTGATCACTTAAATCTTCACCAGTTAATTCATTTAAAATATCTAAAACAGCTTGCTTTGTATCCATAATTAAGAAAATCCTTTCAAAAATAATAAATTACTTCCAGCCAAACCATAATGTACTCAAGAAACCTGAGAAAATTAGGAAACTGAAACAAACAACATTAAATGTTAAGAAGATCGCAAACCACTGGGTAAACTTATTATGTGGAATTTGCTTACGGTGCTTACGCTTAAATCTTAGCCAAATATCATTAATGATAATTGCCAAAGCATGGTAAATACCATATACGATATAGTACCACGTTAAGCCATGCCAGAAGCCCATAATTAAGAAATCTACTAAATATGCGACTTGCGATAATCTAATTCTATTCTTTACCAATTTATGCTTCATTGCAAAGAATGTAAAACGCATAAAGATAAAGTCACGGAACCAGAACGACAGAGTCATGTGCCATCTATTCCAGAAATCTTTAATATTTTGAGAAATAAATGGTTTATTAAAGTTCATCGGAGTTCTAATTCCCATGAAATATGAAGTACCAACAGCAAATAAAGAATATCCCGCAAAGTCAAAGAAAAGGTACATACTGTAGCAGTACATATAACCAAGAAGAGCCCAAGATAAACGTAGACCACCATTGGCTTGACCATAAAACAGTGCATCTTTAGCTAATTGCGGCAACCATAAGGTACCAAAGATATAGCCAATAATAAATTTATACAAAAATCCTTGGAAAATATATCTTGTCCCAAATTTTAGGTTTTCAATATATTTGTCTCGCTCTGGTGCCTTATCATAGTCTTCCTTAAATCTCCGATAACGATCAATAGGACCCGAAGAAATAGTTGGGAAGAAGAGCAGGAATCTTGCATATGTAATTGGATCGACTTTTTTAATAGTTTTATCGCGAAGTTCCATAATAACTTGCACTGTCTTAAAAGTTAAATATGAAATTCCGAAGAACCCAATTAAATCAGCAGTCTTATTGTGTGCTAAAGGCGCAATCTTTACTGCTGCTAAAGGTAAAATTGCCAGGATAACGGCTAAACAAAAAACAGAGGTTTTATTCTTTCCAGAATTAACATATTTTTGATAAGCAAAAGTAATTAAAAATTGGAAAATAATATATCCAATCAGTTGAACTCCCTGTATCCAGTCTTTACCATTAAACATCAAAAACAAAAATAGTAATGAAACGAAAGCTTCATAAGTCTTAAAGCGCCGACCATGATACAAACCAATAATTAATGGCAACAGCGCAATAAAAAGAATGACGAAGTAACGCGGATTACTATATGGCTGAATGTTGATCACGCGTTATTTACCTCCTTAATTACTTGTTTAATATCTACCTTACCGTTTTGAGAAATTGGCATTTCATCACGGTAGATAAAGCGTTGAGGAAGCATGTATGGCATAATATCTTGACTTAAAGACTCACGTAACTTTTTAGTCAATTCAGCATCATCGTACTTTTCTCGTACTCCATCAGCTAATTCAACTACAGCCACTAATTGTTGAACCTTATGTTCTTTATTGTATTTAGGAGCAACAACGCCATAACGTACTAATGGATTCTTAGCAAGATAGAAGTTAATTTCTTCTAGCTCAATTCGGTAACCATTGAACTTAACTTGGAAATCAATTCTTCCGCGATAAAAGAGCATATTGCCATCTAAAAATCCTAAGTCCCCAGTACGGTAACTTGCATGCTCTCTATCTTTAAAGAAAGCAGCCTTAGTCTTTTCTGGATTATTTAAATATCCTTTTGAAACACTAGGTCCTTCAATAATAACTTCGCCTTGATCCTTTTCTTCACCTTTTGAAGTATCAATTGAAATTTTAGTATCTTCTTTAGAAACCCCAATTGGTAATCGATCATACTTATTCAAAACATCATCAGTAATTTCTACTTGAGTAACAGCAACAGTTGTTTCTGTAGGACCGTAAGTGTTGAAAATATGGCTATCTGGGAATTTCATCTTAAGCATTTTAGCTGTCTTATGACTTAATTCTTCACCGCAGAATAGAAAATGTGTTAATTCCGGATGGTGCTTTGCATCAAAAGTTGGATCCAAAAAGCTCATCTCTACAAATGATGGTGTTGAAACCCAAACGTTAAATTTTAATTGTGGCAAAGTCTTAAATAACTGACCTAAATTCTCAGTTACATCATGAGGTAATACTACTAGCTTGCCGCCTGCAGTTAAAGCAGGATATAGGCTCATAACAGATAAGTCAAAAGAATACGGAGCTTGTGCTAAAAAACTAGGTTGATCTGGAAGTGAAAAGTCATTTAACTCCCAATTTACAAAGCTCAGTAAATTATCATGACTAATTTGCACACCTTTAGGTTTACCGGTAGTACCTGAAGTAAAGATAATATAGAAGTTATCATCCCCACTTACAAATTTACTTTGATCAACCGCTGTGTGATTATTAGAAACTTCCTCAGGAGTTAAAACTTTGATATTTTCCATTTCAATTGGAAGCTTATCAATTGCAATTACCAATGGAGATTCAGAAACCTCTTGAATCATTAACAAACGTTCACTATTAGAATAGCTAGCAATCGGAATATAAGCATGTCCCGCTTTTACAGCACCAAGAAAACTGGCAATCATTTCAAAGGTTTGACCACCCCAAATCATTACTGGGGCTTTTTCAGGAAGATCTAATTCGCTAATCTTAGCTGCATATGCATCTGAGCGAGCTTTCAAGTCTCCATAAGTATTAGTTTCGCCAAGATAATCATAGGCGATTCGGTTTGG of the Lactobacillus gasseri ATCC 33323 = JCM 1131 genome contains:
- the dltC gene encoding D-alanine--poly(phosphoribitol) ligase subunit DltC; the protein is MDTKQAVLDILNELTGEDLSDQMDENIFENGLLDSMATVQMLLELQDKCGVTAPVSEFHREDWDTPNKIIAKVESLRNE
- the dltB gene encoding D-alanyl-lipoteichoic acid biosynthesis protein DltB, which gives rise to MINIQPYSNPRYFVILFIALLPLIIGLYHGRRFKTYEAFVSLLFLFLMFNGKDWIQGVQLIGYIIFQFLITFAYQKYVNSGKNKTSVFCLAVILAILPLAAVKIAPLAHNKTADLIGFFGISYLTFKTVQVIMELRDKTIKKVDPITYARFLLFFPTISSGPIDRYRRFKEDYDKAPERDKYIENLKFGTRYIFQGFLYKFIIGYIFGTLWLPQLAKDALFYGQANGGLRLSWALLGYMYCYSMYLFFDFAGYSLFAVGTSYFMGIRTPMNFNKPFISQNIKDFWNRWHMTLSFWFRDFIFMRFTFFAMKHKLVKNRIRLSQVAYLVDFLIMGFWHGLTWYYIVYGIYHALAIIINDIWLRFKRKHRKQIPHNKFTQWFAIFLTFNVVCFSFLIFSGFLSTLWFGWK
- the dltA gene encoding D-alanine--poly(phosphoribitol) ligase subunit DltA; protein product: MIKDVIKTIDQIATEDPNRIAYDYLGETNTYGDLKARSDAYAAKISELDLPEKAPVMIWGGQTFEMIASFLGAVKAGHAYIPIASYSNSERLLMIQEVSESPLVIAIDKLPIEMENIKVLTPEEVSNNHTAVDQSKFVSGDDNFYIIFTSGTTGKPKGVQISHDNLLSFVNWELNDFSLPDQPSFLAQAPYSFDLSVMSLYPALTAGGKLVVLPHDVTENLGQLFKTLPQLKFNVWVSTPSFVEMSFLDPTFDAKHHPELTHFLFCGEELSHKTAKMLKMKFPDSHIFNTYGPTETTVAVTQVEITDDVLNKYDRLPIGVSKEDTKISIDTSKGEEKDQGEVIIEGPSVSKGYLNNPEKTKAAFFKDREHASYRTGDLGFLDGNMLFYRGRIDFQVKFNGYRIELEEINFYLAKNPLVRYGVVAPKYNKEHKVQQLVAVVELADGVREKYDDAELTKKLRESLSQDIMPYMLPQRFIYRDEMPISQNGKVDIKQVIKEVNNA